TTTCCAAACCAAAAATTCTTCTTGCCTTCTTTTAATTTGATATTGATGGCTATATTATCTTGATTGTTGGTGACCCCACTTAATTGTCCGATTTCAGCATAATTTTTTAAAACCTCCACTTTATCAATCGCATTAGCCGGAATGTTTTTAGTCGCTATTTTAGAATCGCCATCAAAAAAGTCTTTGCCTTCTACCATCACTTTTCCAACCGTCTTCCCTTCAACTTCTATCTCGCCGTCATCATTTACCTCAACACCGGGGAGTTTATTTAAAACGTCCTCCAATTTACGTTCGGTTCCCGAAGTAAAAGAATCGGCGTTATAAACTATGGTGTCGCCCTTCACAGTCACGGGCATTTCGTAAACCAACTCTACAGCCTCTAAGGCATTGTCATACTCCAGCGAGAAATTTTTAACCACATCATCAGTGGTGGTGATTATTTCAGTTTGATGGGTTTTCATACCTATATAACTTACTTGAATATTATATGCTGTATTTTTTTCAACAGATAAGCGGTAACGGCCTTCGGGTGTTGTAATCCCATAAGACTCTAATTTTTGTGTTTGTTTGTTAATAGCAATAACATTGGCTAGTTCTAAAGGCGCACCAACACTATCTTTTACCACGCCTTCCAATTTTATTTGTCCGTTTACAGCAAATGCCATTAAAAAGAGTGTTAAAAAGATGAGTTTTTTCATGAATAATGTTTTAGTTGAAGTTGTAATTATCGACGTCCGCCACGGCCACGACCTCTATACATATCGCGCATTTCTTCCATTTTCTCTTTTGAAATTTTATCAAATTCGGCTTGAGTCACTTCTTTACCCTTGGTTGGCGCTTTAATATCTTCTTTATCTGAAGGGTTTATCACAATTTTAGAACACAGCATGGTTGTGTTATCTGCACTAACTTCTAAAATTAAACCCGGTAGCCCCCAGTATACATCAGGTCCAAGATTTACTGGAATTTGCGGTGTGTACCAAGCGACAACTTTAATATCGTTTTGCCGTTCCGCTTCAGGACGAGTTTCTTTTTTTGATGATTCATCTGCTTTATCGCGTGGTGGTCGTCTAAAATCTCTGAAATCAAAACCTGTTTTTGGTTTTACGGCTTCAGCTCTAAAACAAGTGTATTGCCCTATAATTTTAGATTCTCCTGTTAATTTCCAATCCAAACTCTGTAGACTGTCCTTAATTAGAAATTGCTTTCCGAAAAGGTCTTTTTTCTGAATAAATGCTTTCGACTTTACATTTTTATATTGATCGCCACCAGACGTGTTCATCATACCAAATCGCATCCCTCTACCTCCAGTTGGAGCATCTAG
This genomic interval from Tamlana carrageenivorans contains the following:
- a CDS encoding GLPGLI family protein produces the protein MIFKHLRIQVILLFLTVSSSLFAQKDFQGKAYYETKTSIDMSNFGGRDMTEERKKQIAERMKSALEKTFILTFNQSEALYVEEESLDAPTGGRGMRFGMMNTSGGDQYKNVKSKAFIQKKDLFGKQFLIKDSLQSLDWKLTGESKIIGQYTCFRAEAVKPKTGFDFRDFRRPPRDKADESSKKETRPEAERQNDIKVVAWYTPQIPVNLGPDVYWGLPGLILEVSADNTTMLCSKIVINPSDKEDIKAPTKGKEVTQAEFDKISKEKMEEMRDMYRGRGRGGRR